Part of the Limihaloglobus sulfuriphilus genome is shown below.
CATATCAACCGCGGCGGGGATTCCCGATTTCCGAGGCAAGGGCGGCTTTTATTCTACAGGCAGATACAACCCCGACACAGTATTCGAGATTGAATACTTTAAAACAAATCCAAAGCCTTTCTATGATTTTTCCCGCGATATGCTGGAAATAGTTGACAGAATAACGCCTACTTTTACACATTTTTTTCTTGCACAGCTTGAAGAAATGGGGCTTCTAAGCTCACTTTCTACCCAGAACATAGATCCGCTGCACCAGATGGCCGGCTCGAAAAATGTTATCTGCATCCACGGCAGTTATTCATCGATGAATTGTCTGCGGTGCGGCAAATACTACGGCCTTGATGCGTCTCTTGAGTATATCAGGTCTCAGGATGTTCCCAGGTGCGGCGAGTGCGGGGGGCTTCTCAAACCGGATGTTGTTTTCTTCGGCGAGCAGGTGCACGGCATGAATGAAGCTATGCAGGAGATAGCCGAGTCTAAAACGCTGCTTGTTCTTGGTTCGTCTCTGGTGGTTTACCCCGCGGCGATACTGCCGCAATGGGCAAAAAGGGCAGTTGTCGTAAACAGGACAGGAGTCTCTATTCCAACAGTACCCGAACAATATATGGTTGAGAGAGAGCTCGATGATTTCTTCAGGCAGGTTGCGGAATATGTCTTTTAGATTATCCTTGATTGTTTAGGCTCTCTTTGGCGGTCTGATTGCTGTCTCGAATCACTCAGAATCGTCGTTCACTCTGGCGGATTTTGATATAATTTCAGGTGGTGCGGCCGGACTTTGTCAGCATCCAGCTTGAGCACTTTACGGTCGTAGGTCATCAGCCCGTTTACCTCGCCCTCAACGTCTGTGGTCTGGGTATAGATTGCCGCGGCGAGACCCTTACTGATAAGCTGAGGAAGTTTTGTTATAAGGTTTATATAAGCATCGTTGAGCTCTTCTCTGGTTTTAAAACTTCTGTATCCCCAGTTTCTTTTGTCCCACCACAGGTGCCCCTTTAGCGGAAGGCCCAGTCCTCCGAACTCACCAAGTACCGAGACTCGGGATTCTTCTACAGGGAACATGCCGGGCCCGGGATAGTTGTGCATGTCGTACATGTCGCCGCCGCCGCGGTCAGTCCAGCCGCTTGGACCGTCCACCAGACGCGTTGGGTCGAGCTGTTTTGTCCATTCAAGGATCTCATTTGTCTTGAACTGCCCCCAGCCCTCGTTAAACGGACACCAGATAGCTATAGACACGTTGTTATATAGCATGTTAACAATTGCTTTCCACTCAGCGCGAAAGTTTGTCTCGGATTCTGCCGTGCGGGTAATATCAGGATCGCTCTCGCTGATATGTTTGTCCCCGTTGGGCATATCCTGCCAGACTATCATGCCCAGCCTGTCGCAGTGGTAATAGTATCGCAGAGGTTCAACCTTGACATGCTTGCGGATGCAGTTCATTCCCAATTCTTTGAGCACCTCGATATCGTAACGCATCGCCTCATCACTTGGCGGCGTATAAAGTCCGCCGGGCCACCAGCCCTGATCAAGAGTCCCGAAAAGAAATATCGGTTTGCCGTTGATATATATACGGTTTATGCCGGACTCATCCTTCTTTACATGGAATTTGCGCATAGCAAAATAACTGGTTACTTCGTCGAGCGGCTCGTCATCACGGGTAAGTGTTACTTTGAGGTCATAGAGGAATGGATTATCCGGTGACCAGAGTTCTGCGTCTGGTATTTCCAACTCCAAAACATCGCCGAAACAATTTCCGGCAGCTCTTGTTATCGTCTTGTTGTCGGATATCGCGGCAAGATGGAGGAAATACTTATCGGCGATGCGGCTTTCGCGGTCAATACCGGCGGTCTCAACCTCGACACGCACCTTGCCGTTGTCAACATCAGGTGTTATCTTGAGTGAGTTTATGTGTGCCTGGGGAACCGCCTCCATCCATACTGTCTGCCAGATACCGGTAACGGAGGTGTACCAGATCCCCTGCGGTTCATTGACCTGTTTGCCGCGAGGCTGGTAGCCGTCGTCGGTTGGATCCCAGACCGATATCACGATGTCTGCTTCGAGCTTTGCGGTTACGGCATCGGTAATGTCAAAGCTGAAAGCGTCGCAGCCGCCAGAATGTTTGCCAATCTGTTTCCCATTTATCCAGAGGGTCATTCTCCAGTCAACCGCCCCGAAATGCAGGATTAACCGCTGTCCTTGCCATTCTTCAGGAATAGTTACCTTACGCCGGTACCAGAGGGCATTTTCCCCGCCTACGGATTTCTTTACGCCTGAAAGCGCCGATTCGACCGGGAATGGCACAAGTATCTTGCCGTCCCATTCTGCGGGGATCTCAGCATCTTTCTTTGTGATCGCATAATCCCACAGTCCGTTTAGATTCAGCCAGTTATGCCGGCGCATCTGCGGGCGGGGATAATCTCTCCATACATTCTCCGGTGTTACACCGGCAGCCCAGCGGCTCATTATTGTATTTTGGGCAGGTTTCCATTCCTTAGCATGAGTTGTCATTACTGAGGCCATAATTATTATCCAGAAAAAATTTTTTAAGTATATGATCACTTTGCAGTACCATTCGTGTTTTTCGAATTCTGCATCTTATTTTCTGTTCCTGTCCATTAGCCGCTGTCTTAGCGTTTTGAGAGAACTGCGTTTTCGTAATCTTTTACCTCTGCGAGCCAGTCCGCGCCGGCGGGAGTACCGCTTTTGAGGCAATAGTAATCCCATACAGCGCCGAACGGCATGGACTTTAGCTCTTCGAGCATGGCGAGGCGTTTTGTAAAATCGCCGGCTTCTTCGGCTTCTTTGAGCATTTGCGACGGCTCAAGCAGCGCCGTCAGCAGGGCTTTGATCATTGCACGTGTGCCGATAACCCAGGCTGCGATGCGGTTTATACTCGCGTCGAAGAAGTCCAGCCCGATGTGTACGCGTGACTGGAAGTTGTTGCGTATAACTTCCTGTGCGATATACTGCAGCTCTTCGTTGAAAATAACCACGTGGTCGCTGTCCCAGCGAACCGGGCGGCTTACATGCAGCAGGAGCCGGTCAATGTAGAGCAGACAGCTTGAGAGCTTGTCGCTGATGACCTCGGTCGGGTGGAAGTGTCCCGCGTCAAGGCAGAGCAGCTTATTGTTTTTCATAGCATAGCCCATGTAGAACTCGTGTGAGCCGATAGTGCAGCTTTCAGAGCCGATTCCGAAGAGTTTGCACTCTACAGCGTCGAGGTTGTGTTCGGGGCTGATATCCTCAGCGAACATCTCGTCAAGTGATTTTTCTAATATCGCCCTGTGTCCGGAGCGGTCGATCGGGATATCCTTATATCCGTCCGGAACCCAGACATTGGTTACGCACGGCTTGCCCAGCTCTTTGCCGAAATACTCTCCGACTTTGCGGCAGGACTTGCCGTGGTCAATCCAGAAGCTGCGGATGTCTTTGTCTTTGCTGGAAAGAGTAAAACCGCTGTCTGCCATAGGATGCGAGAAGAATGTGCCGTTGAAGTCCAGCCCGAGCCCCTTATCCTTTGCCCACTGTGCCCAGCCCTTGAAGCTGTCTATGCTTACGTGGCGGCGGTCGGGTTTGCCGTCAAACTCGCCGTAGATGGCGTGCAGGTTTACTCTGTGTGTGCCGGGGATCAGGCTCAGGGCCTTGTCCAGGTCCTGGCGGAGCTGGCAGGCATTGGTCGCTTTGCCCGGGTAGTTGCCGGTAGCCTGTATGCCGCCTGATAGGTCACAGTCGCTCTCGAAACCGCCCACGTCGTCGCCCTGCCAGCAGTGCAGCGATACGGGTATCTTTTTCAATGCCTCTATGGCGGCATCTGTGTCAACGCCCAAAGCGGCATAGGCTTCTTTGGCTGAATCGTAATTTTTGTTTACGTATTGTTCATTCATGGTTTTTCTCTCCTTATCAGAGCGGCAGGCAAATACGTTCATTTGTCTGCTTGAGTTTGTTTTGTTTATCTTACAAATACCTGTCCGGCATCGGTTACTATTGTCTGGCCTGTGATCATACGCGCGTTGTCGCTGCACAGGAACACAACCGAATCGGCGATGTCCTGGCCTTTGATTTCTTTATTCAAGACACTCTTGCTGATATAGTATGGTATCACCTCTTCGGGCTTGATGCCGTATTTCTTCGCGCATTGTTTGATATACTCGGGGTTCCATATTTTCGAGCCTTCGAAGACATTGCCCGGGCATACACAGTTTACGCGGATTCCATACTGTCCCAGTTCTAACGCCCAGCCGCGTGCCAGGTGCAGCTCACCGGCCTTGGTCGCGTTGTAAGCGGAATTGTTCTTGCTGGCCTCTATGCCGGATTTAGAGCTGAGATTGACGATACTGCCGCCGATTGCCTGTTCTATCATTATACGTGCGGCGTATTTTGCCATCAGGAAATAGCCTGTAAGGTTTACTTCAAGGGCAAACCGCCACTTGTCAACGGGCATATCAACCAGCGGGAACGCCGGAGCGACACCCGCGGCATTTACGACCATATCCAGCCCGCCCCACGCATCCATCACGGCCTGGTAACCCGCCATGACGCTCTCTTCGCCGGCAACATTGCAGCTCAGCACCATTGCAAGCGAGCTAAGGCCCTCTGCGGCTATCATGTTGGCCGTTTCCTGCGCGGCATCAGTGTCGATGTCGGCGATTGCGACATTGGCGCCGGCCCGTGCCATACCAATTGCGATGCTTCTGCCCAGGCCGCTTCCGCCGCCGGTAACAACAGCTATGCGGTCTTTGAGCGATCCGCCTGCCTCGCCTGTTACAGCGCGTTTGCGGAAGGCCTCGACCTCCCAGTTATTGATGAAGTCCCGCTGTTTTTTTGTCAGCACGTAGATTCCGCCGAGCTTGTCGGCGTTGTAGCGAATATAAAGCGAGCTCATGACTACATCGAAGATAGAGCCCGCAAGTTTGGGCACTGCCGCGACAAACAGCCCGTGGCCCCTGACCAGAAATGCACTGGAAGGTTTTTCGCCTTTGGACATCTGTTTTGTAAGTTTTTTCTCGAGTTTGTCTGCATCGACCTTTTCCAGGCACATTGCCGGCCCGTTGCAGTAAACCTGCTCATCGGGCGTAAGTGCGGCAGGGCCGAGCAGACGCGATATGTTCTGCAAAGCCATATATCCGGCAAGATCATCAGTCATGAAGTGTGCTACTGTGCTGTATCTGCCGGTAGCGTTAAAAACGGCCTTGCGAACAGCGAGTTTTATGCTGTTTATTTCCTGGGGCTGCGAATCCTTGAATTTACGCGGCTTGGGAGCGGTCAGTTTGGACAGGCACGTCTTAATAACATCTTTTACGATTTTAACCGCTTTGGTTGGCGTGGAAGAAGATACAAACAGTCCATGCCGCTCGAGAAACAGTATTTCCGGCAGTGCGCCGTGCTGTGACTGGTATTTTTCGACTTCCCTTTTTACCTTGTTTGCAAGTGTGAATCCCGGATCAACATACGGTATCCACAAAACAGGCTTATCCTGCGAGGCAAACATATCCATTACGATTTCTTTGCCCTTTTTACAGTTGACAAGTGCCCCGACCGAGCTGGGGTGCAGGTGAATAACGACCTTGTCGAGTATCGCGTGCAGGTTCGCCTCTACGGAAGGGCGGGATCCGTCCGAGACATCGTCGCGGCAGGAAAGAAGAAGTCTGTTGACCACTTCGACCTCACGGGTGCTGACATCATATCCGGCGATATCAGGGTCATTTGTAACTGCGTTAACAGCGTCTATGCCGAGCCTGCGCCAGCCGCGGTTTTCGGTCATATCCTTCAGCGCTGTGCCGCTGGCCTTGATATACATGTATTTTCCATCGTCTGTTTTTACAGAAGTGTTTCCGCCGCCGCCCTGTACAAGAGCGGTGTCGCTTCCGGTTTGCACTGAAATGTCAATAAGTTCTTTTAATGCTTTGTCCATATCGTATTTAACCAGTTTAAGTTACTAATTGTTTATTTATTCAGCAATTTGTTTTCGGCTGCCTTTGTCCATACGCCGTTGTCAAGTTCGGCGGTGGTTTCCGGCTTAATCGATGCGAGTTTGTCCAGTGTTGTCAGTCCAAGGTCCTCGCAGTCGGGGTAAACCAGAATCTTGCCGGGGATAGAGTGGTTTTCTACAGCCCGGATCCCCTCGACCGCGGCCTCAAGGCCGGAAACAGCCGCTACCGAGATGTTTGTGTCGAGCTTTCCGGTGAGCACCTTTTCAAGCACCACAAGCATGTCGTCAAGTGTTGAGCCGCTTGTTCCGATGAAATACATGCCGTTTTCGATGTAGCGGTTCATGTCTATCGGGCCCTTGACAGTGGCTGGGATTCCGGCAAATATGTTTACAATGCCGTTTTTAGAGCCATTTTTTACGCACGCCGCGGCAAGTGCCGGAACAGGTGCCATAAGGGCGGAGTAGTCAACGTTTTTGGGGCCTTCGTCTTTTTTCGGGTTGTAACTCTTGTACCCGACGCCTCTTTCCTTTGCCATGGGCTCGGCGAACCTGCTCATAGCAGCGAGCCTGTCATCGTCTAGGTCGCCGGCATAAACCGTGACTCCCTCAACGCCCTGGCAGATGTTGCGTACTACGTGCATAACGCCCATCGGGCCGCCGGCACCAATCACGTTTATGACGTCTCCCTTGCGTATTTCGCCGGTTGCGGGAATGGTCTTCATAGCTTCGGCGGGGTCGCTGCCGGTTGTGCCGATTATGCGGATACCGCCGTAATGAACTCTGCCAACAGCAGTCTGCGGCTCTGTTTCGAATCTGCCGCCGCAAAGGGCGATTATGACCAGCCCGCGGTTTGCCGTCTTGTCAAATAACTTTTCGAGTGTCGCGGCATCAGAGCCGAAGTAAACGAGGTCATCATACGCAAAATCCGCAAGAGAATCAACATTATCTGCCTTTTCTGCGTTGTCGATCTCGTCTGTCCCAATCGCGGTTATTGAGCCGGGCTCACCGTATTTTTTTACAAATGCGTCAAAAGCCGCTTTGTCAAAGTCGGCCTCCGCCACAACAAGCATTTTTCCGCCTTTGGTGAGAGTCTGCCTTTCTTTTACGACATAAGCGTCCTCAACACATGCCCATGGTTCGACCAGAGCTACTGCTGAGGCGCTGCATTCGTCCGAAACCTCAATCAGCATGAACTCGCCGTCGGGCGAGAGACTAACGCGTTCATCAAAAAGCATGTACTGCTGGAGGCCGCCCTCGATGTTATAGCCTATCGCTCCGTTTGAGTTTTGAGTTTTAAGCCAGCGGTGGTCTGCCTGTACCAGATACCTGCCGCCGACTTTTGTTTTCGTGACTTTTTCACCCTGTTCTATAACGCTGACGACAATCTCGTGTCCAGGGACAGTGGGTTCCTCGTCAACCTTGTACGCAGGGTACTCCGCCAGAACTGCGGGGTCAACGCCATCGACTATTTTTCCCTTGCGGACGTGGCTGTCGAACTGTTTGAGGAGTTTCAGGTCGGAGAAGCACAGGCCGACAACTTCGACTTTGCATAGAATCTGCCATTGATTCGGTCTGTAAACGGATTTTTCAGGGTTAAATTTGAGCTTATCAGGCCCGACCAGCTGGACGGCCTTTTGTGTTTGTGGTGTTGTCATTTTGTATCCTGTAATAAATAAGTTATTTTTAAAGCTAAAAACCGGTATTAACAACGGTCATTTGTGCTTAATCAAGCAAAAGCTGCTATTCTCAAGTAGGGCGATGACGGTTATTGATTTTGTATTATTTCTTCAGCTTTTTGAGAATTTTCTCCGGTTCTGCCGAAAAATCAAAATTTTTGAGTTTTTTCTCGTAAGTCGCCGGGTCAGCGAGTTTGCCTACTTCGAGGAAAAATTTATTCTTATCCGCACGGTTATCAAAGTGGTGGTCTGCCCAGCCGCCGGTATAGCCGATTCCGATTGTGTGAATCAGTACGCAGTGGCCGTAGATTGTCATTGCCCCGTCATAGAACGACGGCACAAGTGAAGCAAGTTCATTTGAGCCGAAATCGTCAACAAATTTTTGTCCAGGGCTGTTCATTTCCGTGCCGACGAGAATCGGCAGGTCGAGTTTGTTGGCAAGGCCTACAAACTCATAAAGTTTGCGGCATTTCTCATTGTCCAGCCATTCTCCGGGGGTGAAGTTTCTGTCGGGAATTATGTTCACGGCCTCTACCCCTGTCGCCATGGCGATCTCAAGCAGCTCTTCTATGTCCTGTTCACCTTCGCTTGTGCCGTCGAGCCAGGTGAAAACCGGAATCCCGCCGGAAGCAAGAATAAACTCATTCACGTCTGCCATGTTTGGAAATGAGTCCGGATCCGGCTGAACATAGCCAACACCGCCGCGTTTCATCGTTTTTTTGCGTATTGCGTTTGCCAGCTGCGGGCTGTTTGGCAGGTTTAACTCATCTGCACTTACTCCGAGTTTTTCACTCCAGAATTCGGCAAGCTCTTGGTGTGTGTCGAAATGGAGCTCGGCTTTAGTCATATATGCTGAACAAATGTGTCTTTCGGTGGGGTTGCCAGAGGGGGAAAGCACCATGACATCATTTTCATAATCCAGCTCAATGGGCGAGAGATAGCTGTTAACTTTCTC
Proteins encoded:
- a CDS encoding alcohol dehydrogenase catalytic domain-containing protein, translating into MTTPQTQKAVQLVGPDKLKFNPEKSVYRPNQWQILCKVEVVGLCFSDLKLLKQFDSHVRKGKIVDGVDPAVLAEYPAYKVDEEPTVPGHEIVVSVIEQGEKVTKTKVGGRYLVQADHRWLKTQNSNGAIGYNIEGGLQQYMLFDERVSLSPDGEFMLIEVSDECSASAVALVEPWACVEDAYVVKERQTLTKGGKMLVVAEADFDKAAFDAFVKKYGEPGSITAIGTDEIDNAEKADNVDSLADFAYDDLVYFGSDAATLEKLFDKTANRGLVIIALCGGRFETEPQTAVGRVHYGGIRIIGTTGSDPAEAMKTIPATGEIRKGDVINVIGAGGPMGVMHVVRNICQGVEGVTVYAGDLDDDRLAAMSRFAEPMAKERGVGYKSYNPKKDEGPKNVDYSALMAPVPALAAACVKNGSKNGIVNIFAGIPATVKGPIDMNRYIENGMYFIGTSGSTLDDMLVVLEKVLTGKLDTNISVAAVSGLEAAVEGIRAVENHSIPGKILVYPDCEDLGLTTLDKLASIKPETTAELDNGVWTKAAENKLLNK
- a CDS encoding SIR2 family NAD-dependent protein deacylase, whose protein sequence is MQSISPEKCAEFIREGGVAAFTGAGISTAAGIPDFRGKGGFYSTGRYNPDTVFEIEYFKTNPKPFYDFSRDMLEIVDRITPTFTHFFLAQLEEMGLLSSLSTQNIDPLHQMAGSKNVICIHGSYSSMNCLRCGKYYGLDASLEYIRSQDVPRCGECGGLLKPDVVFFGEQVHGMNEAMQEIAESKTLLVLGSSLVVYPAAILPQWAKRAVVVNRTGVSIPTVPEQYMVERELDDFFRQVAEYVF
- a CDS encoding L-rhamnose isomerase: MNEQYVNKNYDSAKEAYAALGVDTDAAIEALKKIPVSLHCWQGDDVGGFESDCDLSGGIQATGNYPGKATNACQLRQDLDKALSLIPGTHRVNLHAIYGEFDGKPDRRHVSIDSFKGWAQWAKDKGLGLDFNGTFFSHPMADSGFTLSSKDKDIRSFWIDHGKSCRKVGEYFGKELGKPCVTNVWVPDGYKDIPIDRSGHRAILEKSLDEMFAEDISPEHNLDAVECKLFGIGSESCTIGSHEFYMGYAMKNNKLLCLDAGHFHPTEVISDKLSSCLLYIDRLLLHVSRPVRWDSDHVVIFNEELQYIAQEVIRNNFQSRVHIGLDFFDASINRIAAWVIGTRAMIKALLTALLEPSQMLKEAEEAGDFTKRLAMLEELKSMPFGAVWDYYCLKSGTPAGADWLAEVKDYENAVLSKR
- a CDS encoding PHP domain-containing protein, with the translated sequence MGVETYEKQLDSFDPKERRDALEVLIEMTEQGKIKLPEPGYFVNMHCHTFYSFNGAGYSPVKIAWKARKMGLAAAGSVDFDTLEALEEFREAGTKLGLKTVSGFETRVFVPEFAKRVINSPGEPGIAYHMGVGFASSDLTGESSKLLQGLKTTAQNRNMNLLEKVNSYLSPIELDYENDVMVLSPSGNPTERHICSAYMTKAELHFDTHQELAEFWSEKLGVSADELNLPNSPQLANAIRKKTMKRGGVGYVQPDPDSFPNMADVNEFILASGGIPVFTWLDGTSEGEQDIEELLEIAMATGVEAVNIIPDRNFTPGEWLDNEKCRKLYEFVGLANKLDLPILVGTEMNSPGQKFVDDFGSNELASLVPSFYDGAMTIYGHCVLIHTIGIGYTGGWADHHFDNRADKNKFFLEVGKLADPATYEKKLKNFDFSAEPEKILKKLKK
- a CDS encoding glycoside hydrolase family 2 protein; this translates as MASVMTTHAKEWKPAQNTIMSRWAAGVTPENVWRDYPRPQMRRHNWLNLNGLWDYAITKKDAEIPAEWDGKILVPFPVESALSGVKKSVGGENALWYRRKVTIPEEWQGQRLILHFGAVDWRMTLWINGKQIGKHSGGCDAFSFDITDAVTAKLEADIVISVWDPTDDGYQPRGKQVNEPQGIWYTSVTGIWQTVWMEAVPQAHINSLKITPDVDNGKVRVEVETAGIDRESRIADKYFLHLAAISDNKTITRAAGNCFGDVLELEIPDAELWSPDNPFLYDLKVTLTRDDEPLDEVTSYFAMRKFHVKKDESGINRIYINGKPIFLFGTLDQGWWPGGLYTPPSDEAMRYDIEVLKELGMNCIRKHVKVEPLRYYYHCDRLGMIVWQDMPNGDKHISESDPDITRTAESETNFRAEWKAIVNMLYNNVSIAIWCPFNEGWGQFKTNEILEWTKQLDPTRLVDGPSGWTDRGGGDMYDMHNYPGPGMFPVEESRVSVLGEFGGLGLPLKGHLWWDKRNWGYRSFKTREELNDAYINLITKLPQLISKGLAAAIYTQTTDVEGEVNGLMTYDRKVLKLDADKVRPHHLKLYQNPPE
- a CDS encoding SDR family oxidoreductase; this translates as MDKALKELIDISVQTGSDTALVQGGGGNTSVKTDDGKYMYIKASGTALKDMTENRGWRRLGIDAVNAVTNDPDIAGYDVSTREVEVVNRLLLSCRDDVSDGSRPSVEANLHAILDKVVIHLHPSSVGALVNCKKGKEIVMDMFASQDKPVLWIPYVDPGFTLANKVKREVEKYQSQHGALPEILFLERHGLFVSSSTPTKAVKIVKDVIKTCLSKLTAPKPRKFKDSQPQEINSIKLAVRKAVFNATGRYSTVAHFMTDDLAGYMALQNISRLLGPAALTPDEQVYCNGPAMCLEKVDADKLEKKLTKQMSKGEKPSSAFLVRGHGLFVAAVPKLAGSIFDVVMSSLYIRYNADKLGGIYVLTKKQRDFINNWEVEAFRKRAVTGEAGGSLKDRIAVVTGGGSGLGRSIAIGMARAGANVAIADIDTDAAQETANMIAAEGLSSLAMVLSCNVAGEESVMAGYQAVMDAWGGLDMVVNAAGVAPAFPLVDMPVDKWRFALEVNLTGYFLMAKYAARIMIEQAIGGSIVNLSSKSGIEASKNNSAYNATKAGELHLARGWALELGQYGIRVNCVCPGNVFEGSKIWNPEYIKQCAKKYGIKPEEVIPYYISKSVLNKEIKGQDIADSVVFLCSDNARMITGQTIVTDAGQVFVR